The Plasmodium knowlesi strain H genome assembly, chromosome: 14 region acatacacatacacatacacatacacatacacatacacatacacatacacatacacatacacatacacatacgcATAAGGGGGGGAAGTTCGTCTGTCTAGAGCCACCCCAAACTGAAACTGCCGACACGAACCTTCAACTTGTATTTCGTTTCGACATTTGGAGAAAGACACATCGATCGGTATGTCACTCTGGAGTGGTGGTGATGGCAGAAcaggtgaaaggaaaagaaaaaaaaaaaaaaaaaaaaaaaaaaaaaaaaattattcgaaTCAACAGCACAGGGGAACTTTCCCCCAACGGATAGTCTCCATAAATGATGTAGAGTGAAGAACACATACTGGTCGTTCCggttggaaaaatattccataatttttgtaTCTTTTATCTGAGATGAGTACGCAAGACGATACGGTTAGTTGAGGCAGAAGGATCATCACCATGATCATCGTCGTCGTCGTTGTGATCATCTTCGCCTTGGCTACTCTCTCTTGATGATCCCTCATTTGGACCACATctgttttttattcttcctcctcttaaCCTCGAGGTAGTGGATCAATCCATCTGGTCTGGAGCGgcacagggggggggaaggggtcTTTGTGATGATAATCGGTGTATAGTTTGGTTATATTTTCTCGGTAACCATGCGGGTGATTACCTATTTGGgtagaaggaaaagtggGAGTAAAACCCTATGCTCTACAGGTGGGCGAATGTCAATATGGGAGATACTTCAACATGTTCCTCTCGCATGGCTTTCCATTgttgtctcctttttttttttttttttttttttttttttttttttttttttggagaccCTTTCACTTGCGTACTTCTTTCAGAGTCTTCAAAAAGTGGTAACTACAACTGTCGTAATATTCAACGGTTTGGAATTTTTTGGGAAAGTACAGTTTGGCTTTTTTCCCATCTCTGCATGAggatgtgtgtgtgtgtgtgtgtaagaGGAGGTACTACCAAGGTGTAGCTGTTTGCATGcattggaattttttcttgtgatGCCACCACTCCAAGGGGAGTGAAGATGTACTCGTAGAAACGTCTGGATGGATCCACAGTGGGTACTTCCCTTACCTTCTATATTTGAACAGAGAACAGACCCATTCAATGTCGGTGTAGAACTTATTCCCATAGTGTGTATGCATTTCTGTGAGTCCATCGTGCTACAagggagaggggaaaaatcTACCGTAGAGAGGTTCACAGGCGTcgatacacatgtacatagcTTCACTCTAATGCTGCCGCAAACGCACCTGCAGGAAATCCCCGTACTGGTCCTTCTTACAGTTCTTGTAAAATATCGTATTACTACCTACAGGGTAGGGGGAGAAACGCATCTTCTTCGTAAAAAACTCAGTTCATTTCTCCAAGGGTGTATAGTAGCGTTTAAGCAACTGGAAGGAGATAGTACCTTGAGGGTACTTCAAAAGAAACCTGTCCTTCCTTATTTTGTACAACCGATTCTCGATAATGGGGGTTAGTGCCTTTCCAGGGGAGAGGAAAGCGGAATGCCATCATGTGTCAAGAGGTGCATGTCGTATCCACATAGACATGTGTACATGAATACACGCATAGGCATAGCCATTACGTAGTTACACACGCGTCGATGCGCACTTTCCAACGGTGCCACATTCCCCTTCGAAGAGGACCGCCCTACCTTAGCCCTTATCTGGTCGTAGAAAGCCGGAACAAAGTATTCATTGTTTTGTAACTCGGAAACTAGCGTGGCGACCTCCTCCGTTTTTCGAATATTCACCTGAACGATCGAGTAGAGGGGGAATGATTTTGTAGGAAGGGGCGGGAATGTTATGAAGAGGAGAAGTAACGCAGAACATAAGAGACCATGTAGACCCGTGTGGATACATCTGCGCAAGTTTACTGCTCTTGCTTTCCCCCTACGTAAATGTTCTTCTCGTTCCACAGATAAAATATCGACCTATAGGGACAGTCATCCACATCATATTCCCTGCCTTTGGGGTAGGGGTGGAGGGGTGGGGGGAGAGTGAGTCGACCGAAGAGGTGCCAGCCTATAGGTTCATCCGTTAGTCGTAGTTGGATctaaattttgtaaaatttctCCATGGATTTTCTTTGTCCAAGGAGACAACCAACCTGAACCCATTTCTATGAAcatgtctttttttacatctaagcttttttttatcagtATCCACATGTGAAGGTAGAGatccttctcttcattcgATCCTTCGTCTTCAAATTTGCGTTTCCCTTCCTGGAACGTTTTTTTCGAAAGTGAAGTGGACGGTGGTGACTGTGCATCGGTGGGAATATCAGTAGGTAGACAATTTTGTGCGTTCGCTGTGcgcagggggggaggagaagaataaatattttcctttcctcccttcACCCCTTCATAGAaagcctcttttttttgtgtgtgtaccGATCTCACGCCGATATTCATGAGTTTTCTATACTTCGCCTTCTTCTCCTGTATGTCCAACACTTCTACTGCATCCTCCTGAGCAGATCGTTTGGGGATGTATCTCTTGTGagatttcttcacttttttttttttttttttttttttttttttcgtgccaACTAGAAAGAAGTAATAACAAAAGGGTTACCTCCTTCCCTTCATAGttcttccaattttgtaaattaaattcgcagaagttttttttctggtggtacaggaaaggggggaaggagaagttgTTGGATGGAAATTGCCTGAACGGGTcaggtgaattttttttttttttaggggtgtGTGTGCCCCCACACTGCATTGTCCCTCTTCGTGACAAGCCTTTCCATCCATTAGtcatctcttttttttttcttcattacgTCGTCCTTCGCGCAAATGGAGAAGGGGGCCTCGCCGCACACAACGTACGCGTCGTAGTTCTTTGCtatcaaggggaaaaagaaaaaggatggGATGAGCTGGGAGCATCACAGAGGAGGGGGTTGCCTGTGTCTCCATGCGAATCTTCCGGTCCGCTTCTCCACTCCGCTTCTCCACTCCGCTTTTCCACTCCTTAACATCTCCACATCTTAACGTCGCTGCGCCTTCACTTACTTCTCAGTGAGGACACCACTATAGTGCACAAGTCGGCACAGTCGGCGATCTGCAATTGGGTCGATGTTGGTTTGGTAAATCTACATGTTTTGGTTCTGAATTTTTGCATGTCGAATAGAACCCGGGCCGACTCCCCTGAAGATGACGTGCCCTGCgatgaggggggggggggcggtTGGCCTCATGGAAGGCAAGACAAACCTTCCAGTCGAACACGAGCGCCACgttgggaagaagaagtgtttttattttttttttcaacacgACTTCAAACGTGAAGTAGCTCTTGATGAgggtatatatttctttgtaGTTATTTCCTTTGCTGCGATAGGGGGTTGGGAGGTCGCCACTAGGGTAGACTGCACCGTTATGAAGCAATAGTGCACCGTCGGAAAGCTATACTGCACAGCTGATAAACGGCACCAAACGACACGCCTTActcaaagggaaaaaaaacttgaaTTATGGAGGAGCATATATTCCTACGCTCTCCATACTCATCAATGAAGAATTCGCAAAAGTGTGCGTCGTATTTCTTTGCAAGCTGAACAGAGGCAGTGCAACCAATCACGTGCAGATCACTTAATCCGGTGCACATACAACAGCGCACTGAACACTGGGACAATAGAAATACTAATAATGGTTGTTACAAAAAAACTAAACCTGAAGTCGAAATTCCTTCAGATAAGTTAACAAGACACTTTCTTTGTCACACGGAAGCAGGTTAGCGTGGTCCTTAGCTATTTTGTCTCTATTACTCCTAAGGTACTTTttatagaaaaggaatggCACAGTGGCGGAAGGCTACAGTCACAGAATGATGCATACATGTAACTTTCCACTCTATTATACTGAGTCGAACTAgatcctattttttttttttttttttttttttttttttttttttctgtttctccGCATATCTGCCTATATTTTTGATGCCACATTACGTCTAAGCATCTcttgattttatttttgtttttcatttttccaggTGTGAGGGGTTCAACCGTGGGGATGGCAAAGATAGGCAGGACAGGGGCGCCGACTACAACGATTAGGGTGCGCTACTTTGCCACTGTTCTTCCACTGCGCGACTATAGTATCCGCTTGTACATTTAGGTGATGTTCGAAAATTGGCACATCACTAGGTCAAGTTATTTACATACGCTTGCACACACTAGTCAAGGTACAGATAGAGATAcagcgagaaaaaaaaaataaaataaaataataaataaataaatgaataaataaaaaataaaaaataaatacagcCAATGAAACAGTGCTTAAGTAGCAAAGTATGGTGAACTTCTTTAAGACTCAAAGGgggatttccttttcttttttaaataggAAAACATGGCATGCTTTTGTTACCTCAAGGCTTCCTAATTAGCCAATCATTTGGGGGGTTGGAGGGAAAGAAAGGCTTCTCAAATTTTTAACCCCCCAATTGATGCACTGATTTCGTAATCACTTAACGAGGGAAGTTACGCATAAGAAGTTTAtctcctttaagaaaaaaaaaaaaaaaaagaaagaaagaaagaaaggaagaaaggaagaaaggaagaaagaaaaaaaaaaaaaaaaaaaaatccacaagaaattaacaaaaatggtTAAATGATGTCCTCTCCTAAACTGTAGCATTTGAAAAACGCTTTGgagaatttacaaaaaaggacTGCTCGCCTGGCATGCGGATTTTCCGAAGCGCACTGGACAGTGCACATTTGGCGTCCACTTAGCACCGCTTCTCCGCCCCTCGcgcaaaaatgaggaagagaaaaataaaggagaaataCATACGGGCATTGTTCACCGCAGTGGAGGAGCAAGAAGCACAACAGCTTCGCCAAAACTGTCATCACCATTTCAAGTCATTTGCTACGCACGATGTGTACCTCTTAAATGGGAAGTATTACCGAGTGAAGAGCGAAGATGGGGCTGGCATGCGGAAGACGGTGCTACGGTGTTTGCATAAACACAACTTTTATGTGCCCAAAAAGATAAGGTACTGATGAGGGCTGTGCAGGTGGAGAAGATGTACCCTTGCACATACTCTTATATGTTctcatacacacacacacacacgcacgtgaaaataacaaaaacgCGAGTTCCAGTTAACCTTTCTACATTGTTCGCACATAACCTTTCTACATTGTCCGCACATAACCTTTCTACATTGTCCGCACATAACCTTTCTACATTGTCCGCACATAACCTTTCTACATTGTTCGCACATAACCTTTCTACATTGTTCGCACATAACTTCTCTACAAtcgctccccccccccccttctaaACCCCGCAGAAGAATCATCTTCAAAAAATTCCTGCTTCAAAATGAAGCTACAGATGCCCACAACTTCAACTACGACGTGTATCTGTTACTGTCTTATTTAAAGAACCCCAACGTGAACGAGGCAACGCAGGTAAGTTGCCGCCCATGGCATAGGCTTCGCTGTCTACGCAAAATGCGTCATTGTTTACGACAATTGCTCTTTTTTGTAATGAGTGACTATGCCTCCATTGTATCACCATCCAAATGTCCCATCCTCATAATGCCTGTGCTTGCCCCGCGCGCCAACAGAAAATTGTCGACCTGGACGTATTCCGGACACgcataaataaagaaaacgaaaagacCATTTACTtctttaacctttttttaaattacgcTTGCAACCATTTTCAATTCAAGTACAAACAGGGGCTAAACGAGGTTTTAGGTACTTTTCCACACTTAACCAGAGACACATGTCTGCTTACACGCTTTTGTTTAGTTGCTCAGCTCTGTCAAGTTTGCGTCtttttgtgtatttttaccttgcctgttcataatttttactattactattactattattttttttttttttttttttctagccatttttacgttgcttgttcatattttttactattattattattattttttatttttttttttttttttctagccatttttacgttgcttgttcatatttttctttaccttttttttttgcccctcgCAGCCCTATTCTTTTACCTGAAGGGCAAGTACTTCAACCTGGTTGATGTCTACTTCTGCTTTCAGAGCTTCGTCGATCGGTAAGAGTCTTCCTAGCACTCTCCCGCTGTCTTCTGCACGCGGCTCGTTTTATTTGCGTACCACACGTGTGCTCACATGCCCCCATGTGACGTTCCTTGCGCGCAGATTCTTGAAGGAGTTTTACTATGACGAcgagtttttctttttgcaaatatCCTTTTActtgtttaaaattttgattAAGTACCACGACCCCGTGTTGTCCGAGGTGCTCGGTAAGGGTAGCATCATCCCAAGCGTTACCAACATGGAAGGCGCTTCACCTGCTACTAACGCTTCTAATACAGTTAACCAGGTTGATCATGCTAACCAGGTTGATCATGCTAACCAGGTTGATCATGCTAACCAGGTTGATCATGCTAACCAGGTTGATCATGCTAACCAGGTTGATCATGCTAACCAGGTTGACCTTTCTTACACCGCAGAGACGAACAAGATGCCCCCCGAAATTTACGCCGCCTCTTGGTTTCTAACCCTCTTCGCGTCCAAAAGCAACTTGGAAATTTCGAACGCCATTTACTTGATCTTCGTGTTGGAACgcaatccttttttttatttcttcttttccctggCGCTGTTGATTTTGCACAGGTACGCATGGAGCTTGCCCGGTCCTCGTGTCAGACTCTATGCTCTGATTAGCCAACAGGAGGGAagactcccccccccaacacacacacacatacatacatccTACCCCCAATCGGCTCGTCATATCATCCACACGTGTCACCACTGATATGCACACCTCTCCTCCCCTCCACTCGCAGAAACATATTTCTATGTGTTGATAGTTCAAATTTACCGGAGCTGTTAAGCAAAATAAACATTTTCAACAAGAAGTTTTTgaagaaggtaaaaaaaaaaaaaaaaaaaaaaaaaaaaaaaaaagaaagcagtAACGAAGTTTTAAGCGAAATCGCATTCATATGAGGGggaaatgtatatattccATTGCACTGCGTGATTACTTTATGTAACACGACTGCTCTGCCCGCCCCCCCTCCCCTATGTGTTGAATGATCATGTCTCCATAACGGTATTCATCACTCATTCTTGTATTACCATCCTTAAGGTGTGGTCGTTAGGGAAATATCTGGAAGCCAACACACCCGTGTCTTTTGTgcacaaattatttttcatcaaaaatgTGCTAATGTATTTGACAAGCGAACATTCTGGCAATGGTCATCAGAAGAAGGACATCCTCCTGCAGTTTTTCAACTCCATCGACTACATGTCTGTGAATGCCTACGAGATAATAAAGTAGGAAGAGCGTTTAGGGAGTCAGTTCCTAGAGACGAAATCGTCGTAGATTTCCTTTTGGgatctttccattttgtataTCTGTTCATTCAACTTTCGCctcccctcctttttataAAGAAACATATCTCTAGGAAAGAACAACTACATCTTCTTGGATATCCGATCGAGGAGGCACTTCCGAACCTTTCACTTGAAGAATTCGATCAACGTGGAGTTGGTCGAAGGTTACGCGGACCTCTTGCGGGGTGAGTCATCGAGAGCACATTAATATATGCTCCAATTGCTGCCTCCCTAATTACACCTCCCGCGTACTGTCTACTCTTTTACAGACAAAATAGATTCTCAGGACGAGCGAAagaaacagaagaaggagcGAAAGAAGGAGCGGAGAATATTATCCCAAtctatttttcacattttgaaaAGATATGGAAGTAGAGAAGTCGCCCAAAATTCtgaactccttttttctcttttgctgATGAGAAAATACAACCTATGTCTTGGATTAAGTTATGACGACAATATTCTGTTAAGGAGAGTTGCGTCGGTGCCTGTACAGAGGGGAAATCCATTGGATTTGTGCCTCCTAAGAAGGAATAGGGAGAAGAAGAGCAGGAGAGGcacaaagggaagaaggaagaggattaaaagggagaaacatagagaggaagaaatattcCCAAACTTGCATCTCCTCAGGGGGAACAGAAATGGCGAAGTCGATTTGAACTTCTTCACTTGTAAGATTTACGGAAGGAGGAAACTTTCCATGggtgaaacaaaaaatggacaaattaAATGGAAGATGCCTGAACATGTTCATATGAAATATgtagaagaaaggaaagtgaaaaatcaAAAGAGGTACTATTCTGACGACGACGTGTTGTTAAAACCTTTCAGCTTGACGTGCCATCATATGAAGAAGGCTTTCCTTTCCAAGGTGCAGAAAGAACTCCGAAAGAAAGGTGATGAAGTTAAGGGTAAGGATAAATGGAAGTGCATTCCTAGTAACCCCCccgaggggaagaaggaacccACGTATACGATCTCGCAAACGCAGAACCTAAACACGAGCTCCTTCAATTTATACCTgttaataaaggaaaaggttcTGTGCAATGAAAGGTGTCTTCGCTTTCGCTTCGAGGATGTATTAACGCCTGAAAAGCACGTGGTGATTCTGTACGACGATAATTTTGACAACGCCAAATACGTTCGTGGGTTCTACTATGAGTTATTATTTAAAACCAAATTGAGGCAAGTGTCCATCATCGAAGGAGGAATAAACTCCTACCACAATTTGATGCGGTTGGATTTGCCTAACGGGAAGAACAGTTCAGTGGGTTCATCCTTCATTGCCACTGCTGGAAATACCAAAGATGAGAAATCTATTCATGGAGAGGAAACATCCCACTTGTACACACAACACTGTCTTCTCGGTCGGAACAAAAAagcgataaaaaaattttttcataccaATCATAACTGTTATTTATGTGACTACAGGTATTttaggaaaacaaaaaaaaaaattttagatGATTGCTTTTTTGAAAGTTACAGTAACTTTagcatttttgaaaattttttttctttcctaaaCGAGGAGCGAGAcgatatttctttttcttctttctacGACCACATCATTTGGATGAGGAGTATGGGTGATCATGGTGGTGATTATTCCTATCCGGGAGGTGAACATAACATGAAGAAGGACAATGTGGAAGGATCttcatttacattttctggattattaaattatattaagaggaagaagagtgGTGCTAACGATTCTAGTGTCTTTGAAAATGGCCAAACCTTCTCTCCGCATTCTCCAGGAGGGGAGACATTCCCACGTGATATACAAAAAGAGGCACACGTTAATTCATTCGTGGCAGAGAAGAAAATCAGTGAATCTACCAATGGAGATATACATATCTGTAATAACGCCACGGTGAAGAAgcattattttaatttaagtCGCTACGTGGATTATTGTAGTAGGAAGAAGAGTGACTTACTGAATTTATCATCGTCTGTACAACCTCAGGGGGATGAATCGTCTTCATGGGATTCTCCACGTGTTAATGCCCCACCCGGTGAAGAGAAAGGAGATGACCAAATTAtgggtgaagaagaaatgggTATCTCTTCACTTCAGAATGATGACACAAAAGCGAAATTAAATGTAAGCACATATAGTCAGTGGAGGAATGATGCTGCAGAAGAGGAACACATAGCGGTGGAATGTGCTTCAGTCTTTGGAAGGGTAGATTCCTTCGCTGAATTTGCGTCAGAACCTATGAAGAACCCACCCAATAAGGGGTACTCAATAGGTAGCGACCACGTTTCGGAGGGAATTAGAAGGAGCTATTCTTCCAGTTCAGATGTGTACAATTTATATTCGTACATTGATATTGTGTGTTACAGGAGTTTACTTTTGAAGGGAAGTTCGAGAAAAGAAGACACTTCCCCCAAGAGGAAATTATACAACTGCTTCATTACGTACATATATCAGCCTCTAATACCTCACAATATTAGATCGAACAACATCATTAGCAACTTGGTGCAGtacgtaaaatatttcaagtGCATTAAACGGAAGAACACCGCCATTAACGACCCGAACCTATACCTGCAGTGCAACAAATTGGACTCCAACTTATCCTTCCGAATGGATTCCAATGTGCCTCTCAGGATGACTTACTTTCCCTTTAGGAATATGGGGAGTATGCATCTTTTGCACAGTGCCCGTGGGAAGGAATTTCTCGATGGGGGAAGCGCAGATCTCTCCTATGTTGGTGCGACCAACACCCCCGACAAACAGTACTCCAAACAGTGCACCACAGTGTGGGACGAGCGGGTGAATGACCTCATCTTGAGCAATACTTGTCTGAAGAACAAGCCCGAGCTGGGTCTCTGCAAGTTGATGATTTACGACCACCTACTTATACTCTATGGCATGCCCTACCTGTATGAGGTGAGTCTTCCTGGGAGGTGCGAAAAAGTAACAACTGAAACGTATAACCAAACGAGTACTGTGGAACAAGTCGGCGAATCCCTCCACATGGTAGACATCGGCACGAAAAACttcttaaaagaaaaagaggaatacaCAACGGAAGGGATGGATCACGAGGCATGGTACCTCTCATCGAAATCGGGAGAGGAACTACAAAAGGTGATCGTCCACAAACACAAAGatttaaagaagaaggacgTTTTGTTTAACATTGATTCTTACAAAATAAGTGGGATAGACATAAACTGGGCTAAGGTATCTCCCCATGTACTTCGTAGCATCACCAAGGAACACATCACAGATACCTACAGCTACTACAAATCCTATTTTAGTGTATCCAATAGCAATTTATCCGCTTCGACTGAAATGTGTTGTCCTTCTGTTAGTAGCTCCCTCTCAAGTGATAGCTCATCCTACTCGTCGTGCGTGTCTGATGAGCccaacttttccttttccgacTACCATAGCTTGTATACCAAGAATgccaaaatgatgaagaacgatgagaaaagaaggagaaggaaaaaccctCCTAAGGATGCGGAAGCACCCCTTCGATGTGATCATAGGAAGGTTAAAATAGATGTCGTTAACATCTATGCCGTTTTTGATATTCACACGCTATGCAAGATAACCACCAAGCGTGGCTCCGCGAGGAcgctttatttttactttgtaACCAACAGGGTGAGTATATccatgcgaaaaaaaaaaaaaaaaaaaaaaaaaaaaaaaggttcagTTGAGCAATCATTGTTACGTGTAGCACGTCGTGTTAGCAACAACATTTCGAGTAACCTAACCTAACTgatgattcttttttttttttttcttttttgtagaaCACCCCTTTGATGGTCCTCAACTTCGACAGCGACATGGAGGTGCAGTCCTGCGTGCGCTCCATCAGGGAGATTTACTCGCGTTACGCCAACGGGGAGAGAGAAACATCAGGTGAAGCAGCGGGAGAGGTGCCAAAGAATGCGACGAGGGGGGAGTGATTCCCCGTAGACACTTCCACCCGTTGAGAAGAGGAGCTTCAGAAATATTCGCTATGaggaggttttttttttttttttttttttttttttttcttctccaccATTTGTCTAGCCATGCACAAGTGTTGCATGTTTTATCTTTTTGAAGAGTTGTtgaattttaattttttaattttttttaatttattcttttttaaattccccGTATTCATATGCGTGAAGAGCGGGCTTTGTGATAAACACACCCTTTGGCAaacatcattttttaaataattatcGTGTtggtatgtgtgtgtaggCTCATTGGCAAGTCTTCCCGCGTGACTAGCTATCTACATGTACTCGCAgcaactttaaaaaaaaaaaaaaaaaaaaaaaaaaagttatgacCCGTTCAGGCGATTTctttacatatgtacgcattttttttttttttttttttttttttttttttttcgtattacACGTGGGGGAGGGGATCAGCAGTGATGGTTTGGTTATTCTCTACGTGTTGTGGTGATCACTACCACTTAGCGTAACAAAGGTGTGTCAGGTTGACACGAGGGGAGATTTCCCGAGTTCACTCAATTTCGGTGAGCGAGGGGGCTCTATAGCAGGTACCCTGCTGATTGAACACGTCCTTCGATGCATCATTTGGGGTATGGCAGTGGGAGGAGcatcccccctcccctgcGAATTCCCTGTTGCCGTTCACGTGGTGTGATCCGAAGTGGGGTGGCGCGTCGTTTGAGGCATGACTACTGATCATATCATCGTAGTTCTTGTCATCGTAGTTCTTGTCATCGTAGTTCGTGTGATCGTAGTTCTTGTCATCGTAGTTCGTGTGATCGTAGTTCGTGTCACCGTTCATCGCGTCTGCGCCCGCTGCGTAGCTGTAGCTGAGGATGTGCTTGAGACGGTTGGAGTGCGCCCAGGGGAAGCGAGTCCTCCTTACGCCCTTGACCTCGTCCAGAAGAACCTCCCCATGAGGACGCATTAACAGAAAGGAATCCCGATAggtatgaaaattttttttcttaaaaagagAATTTGTGTCTGCACAATCAAGTGGAGTGAGGGTTCTGTCTAAGTTGTCTCTGGCCTGTTTAGGTAAGTCTAACCGTTCCTTTTCGAATGGACCATCAGGATTGGCATAGGGAGGG contains the following coding sequences:
- a CDS encoding TBC domain-containing protein, putative, coding for MRKRKIKEKYIRALFTAVEEQEAQQLRQNCHHHFKSFATHDVYLLNGKYYRVKSEDGAGMRKTVLRCLHKHNFYVPKKIRRIIFKKFLLQNEATDAHNFNYDVYLLLSYLKNPNVNEATQKIVDLDVFRTRINKENEKTIYFFNLFLNYACNHFQFKYKQGLNEVLALFFYLKGKYFNLVDVYFCFQSFVDRFLKEFYYDDEFFFLQISFYLFKILIKYHDPVLSEVLETNKMPPEIYAASWFLTLFASKSNLEISNAIYLIFVLERNPFFYFFFSLALLILHRNIFLCVDSSNLPELLSKINIFNKKFLKKVWSLGKYLEANTPVSFVHKLFFIKNVLMYLTSEHSGNGHQKKDILLQFFNSIDYMSVNAYEIIKNISLGKNNYIFLDIRSRRHFRTFHLKNSINVELVEGYADLLRDKIDSQDERKKQKKERKKERRILSQSIFHILKRYGSREVAQNSELLFSLLLMRKYNLCLGLSYDDNILLRRVASVPVQRGNPLDLCLLRRNREKKSRRGTKGRRKRIKREKHREEEIFPNLHLLRGNRNGEVDLNFFTCKIYGRRKLSMGETKNGQIKWKMPEHVHMKYVEERKVKNQKRYYSDDDVLLKPFSLTCHHMKKAFLSKVQKELRKKGDEVKGKDKWKCIPSNPPEGKKEPTYTISQTQNLNTSSFNLYLLIKEKVLCNERCLRFRFEDVLTPEKHVVILYDDNFDNAKYVRGFYYELLFKTKLRQVSIIEGGINSYHNLMRLDLPNGKNSSVGSSFIATAGNTKDEKSIHGEETSHLYTQHCLLGRNKKAIKKFFHTNHNCYLCDYRYFRKTKKKILDDCFFESYSNFSIFENFFSFLNEERDDISFSSFYDHIIWMRSMGDHGGDYSYPGGEHNMKKDNVEGSSFTFSGLLNYIKRKKSGANDSSVFENGQTFSPHSPGGETFPRDIQKEAHVNSFVAEKKISESTNGDIHICNNATVKKHYFNLSRYVDYCSRKKSDLLNLSSSVQPQGDESSSWDSPRVNAPPGEEKGDDQIMGEEEMGISSLQNDDTKAKLNVSTYSQWRNDAAEEEHIAVECASVFGRVDSFAEFASEPMKNPPNKGYSIGSDHVSEGIRRSYSSSSDVYNLYSYIDIVCYRSLLLKGSSRKEDTSPKRKLYNCFITYIYQPLIPHNIRSNNIISNLVQYVKYFKCIKRKNTAINDPNLYLQCNKLDSNLSFRMDSNVPLRMTYFPFRNMGSMHLLHSARGKEFLDGGSADLSYVGATNTPDKQYSKQCTTVWDERVNDLILSNTCLKNKPELGLCKLMIYDHLLILYGMPYLYEVSLPGRCEKVTTETYNQTSTVEQVGESLHMVDIGTKNFLKEKEEYTTEGMDHEAWYLSSKSGEELQKVIVHKHKDLKKKDVLFNIDSYKISGIDINWAKVSPHVLRSITKEHITDTYSYYKSYFSVSNSNLSASTEMCCPSVSSSLSSDSSSYSSCVSDEPNFSFSDYHSLYTKNAKMMKNDEKRRRRKNPPKDAEAPLRCDHRKVKIDVVNIYAVFDIHTLCKITTKRGSARTLYFYFVTNRNTPLMVLNFDSDMEVQSCVRSIREIYSRYANGERETSGEAAGEVPKNATRGE
- a CDS encoding thioredoxin-like associated protein 1, putative; translation: MEGDPKCTPQGSAGEEEKPGKRLVVENCGIYMNKMKNAGVVCNRITELNINSRKQVSTTKSDSSQMKDILSHGNDQAMEMHPAKRPLTSYSTYENQNKYFETKLVPDMQGKMSICVGRKSGSATVNISIDEYDLGKTYSTWKKIFDKSSLQNKSNLVNNLFLTVDEDADRSDKLPVIKNRNPPYANPDGPFEKERLDLPKQARDNLDRTLTPLDCADTNSLFKKKNFHTYRDSFLLMRPHGEVLLDEVKGVRRTRFPWAHSNRLKHILSYSYAAGADAMNGDTNYDHTNYDDKNYDHTNYDDKNYDDKNYDDMISSHASNDAPPHFGSHHVNGNREFAGEGGCSSHCHTPNDASKDVFNQQGTCYRAPSLTEIE